GAGGAGAGAGTTTTAATAAAAGCTGGGATATCAATCAGCAGCCCCATATCCACAAAGAAAATTGGGATAAACAGGACGCTACCGACAAAAAGCACCTTCTCTTTAACTGGTCCTTCCCCAAGAACATCATTCACAGCCAGACCAGCAAGGAAGGCTCCGACAATTTTTTCTACCCCAATCAGCTCGGCTCCCAACGATGCTAGAAATAGCGCCAGCAGTACAAATAAAAATTGATTGCCCTCTTCGTTCCCAGAGCGTCGAAAAAATTCTTTACCTGCCCAATCCAAACCAAACAATACCAGCGCAGAGTAGACAATCAACGAAGCCAACAAAGTAAACAGCTTGGCAGCGGTGAAGTCACCCTTATGAATCCCTACACAAACAGCCAATACCAGTAAAGCGCCAATGTCGGTAAAGATAGTCGCTCCAATTGTTACGGTTATTGCTTCATTGGCCACAACGCCCAGGCGGCTAACAATCGGATAAGCCAAAAGCGTATGAGAGGCAAAGAGAGAGCCAATCAAAACTGAAGCATTCCAGTCAAACGCGAAGAGACGACCCACCGCCGTCCCTACAATCATGGGCACCAAAAAGGTATAAGTGCCGAACCCAATTGAGCGATGCTTGGTTTTGCGGAATTGTGCGATATCAACTTCTAAACCTGCAACAAACATCAGATACACTAACCCGATGTCTGAGAGCAACTGCATAGTCTTATCTTCGGTATCAAGCAGCCCTAAAGCGTTAGGGCCGAGAATTACCCCAGCAGCCAGCAAACCAACCAATCCTGGCACTCGCAGCCGCTCGAAGAGCATAGGTACGATCAAAATGACCGCCAGCAAAATCGCGAAAGGAACGATTGGTTGATGCAGGACGTGCAAAATAGATTCCATAGGGAGCAGCGCCAGTCAGAAAGTTTAAATTAATAGCTACTTTCTTAACTCAACACTTAAAACTCCAAAATAAAAAGATTCTATGGGTGTATTTGGCTCAAAATATATCTCAAGCGATCGTAGTCGTCCTTAAGCAGGATACTTAGAGTCCGCCCAGCTTGAATTAACCATTCCCGATCTGCTTTGCGTAATTGATAAATATCGCGGACGGCAGCTGCCGCCAGCGCCTCAACGGGCGCTCCTATTACCTGCAATAATGTTCTTAGAAAATCCAGTTGTTCGCTGAAGTGAATAATTTCTGCTGGTTCGCAACAGTAAACTGCTTGATGGATTTGCGGCGGTCGGGGCGGCAAATATTGGTAAATAGCCCCGCTGGAACTTTTAGAACCATTTGCTCCCTGGTGGGGTGCTTCAAATCCAACGATAGCAGCTCGAAACTCGGTTTTAAGCATGGCAAAAATCTGGGGTTGCTGCTCTCGCAGTTCCTGCAATGACAGCCCTAAAGCTCTTGCCCGGTGAACTGTATCGATGGGGCTAGTTGTGGCATGGTAAACGACGGCAAATACTTGATTACCCGACTCTTCATCCACAGACTTGACCCAACTGCCAAAAGGAGGCATGACTGGAAAGCTCAAATCTTCAGGGTCGAGACACTGCGCTAGGAATTCCGTCGTGGCAGTTTCAATTACTTCTGCAATATAGTTAGGATGGCGGTTTCCCGTTGTAAATTGTGGTAGAGGAAGACGCATAATTAATTATTTATTATTCAAAAGTTCATTGTGCATTGTTCGAGAGCAAACTGCCGCGAACTATGCACAATGAACCATGAACGATTAACTATTTTGCTTTTTTGCGGCCAGCGGATGTATCTACAAGTTCTATTTCTGAGAGTTGGAAGGTGATGAGCTTGTCCCAGTTGCCACCTTCAAATAGAACAGCAGCTTTGCCATCGCTAACTCGTTGGACAAGTCCTTTAAAGCCGTAGTAGGTATCTTCGGCATTCTTGACGCGAACAGGCGATCCGGGCAAAATCATAATTCTTTCATCAATAGGTTTGCATTTACTAGCTTAATAGGACTTAGGGAATAATTTTTAGTTATGAGTTATGAGTTTTGAATTAATTTAGACCTCATAACTCATAACGCTTAAAACCTAAGTCGGTGTCGATACTTGGCGACAGACTCTACAAGCCCAATAGCCAGAAAGTTGGTCAGCATGGCGGATCGCCCATAGCTGATCCAGGGTAGCGGAATACCAGTTACTGGCGCGAGGCCGATGGTCATGCCAATGTTGACAATAACCTGAAACACAATCATGGACAAGACGCCAATGGCTAGAAGAGAGCCAAAATTATCTCTAGCATTTTGGGCAATCAGGACTAAACGCAGGCAGACCAACCAGAAGACGAACAGCAGGCACAAGCCGCCAACAAAGCCCAGTTCCTCTCCTATGGCTGAGAAGATGAAGTCTGTATGTTGTTCGGGGATAAAGTTGAGTTGGGTTTGCGTTCCTTTGTTGAGTCCTTGTCCCCAAAATTCGCCTGCTCCAATGGCAATGCGAGATTGGATCAGGTGATAACCTCCGCCCAAGGGATCTTTTTCGGGGTTAAGAAATAAAATCACCCGCTGTTTTTGATAGTCTTTCAAAACTCCCCAAATGATATGTCCTACTTCACCTCCCACAAGGTTTCCCAGGATGGCTCCAGCGGTACCAAATTTGGGCCAAGGAAGAGTGCGCCATGCAATGACCCCCATGAGCGCCGTCCAGATTAACCATGCAGGAATATGCACGTTAAAGAGGATGGCTGAGATAACCGGAGAAGTCAGCAGCACCAACCACCCTGGATTGGCATTACCCCAGTAGAGCATACCCAATACTATGGCTCCAAATACTAGGGAGGTTCCCAGGTCAGGCTGCAAGAATACTAATATCCAAGGAACTCCTGTAATTGCTAAGGCTCTTAAAACAGCTGGAATGGTTGATGCGGGCTTTGCGTGGAGCAGGGCAGCTAAGGTGATTATTACGCCTACTTTGGCAAATTCTGAAGGTTGAAGGTTGAAGCCGCCAATGGCGATCCAACGTTGCGCTCCTTTGGCACTAGCTCCAATTGCCATTACTGCTATCAGGGATAGATTGGTAATGGCATAAATAATCCAGTGCCAGTGAATGAGTACTTCGTAACGCGATCGCGCGATAAATAAGGCGAGGGTCAAGCCAATGCCGCCAATCAGCCAGTGCCACCACCAGTCTGTCTCGGCAGCCCTTAGTTCCGCGCTGCGGATCATTATCCCCCCAAATACGGTCAGGCCGACGGTTAATAGCAATAGCATCCAGTCCAGCTCTTGCCAGGATGCGATCGCGCTGCGCCATCGACTACCAATCACCGATCTTTTCAACGACCTTTGCAACATTTCTTCATAAGTAAAAAGTAAAAATTAAAAAGGCAAAAGAAAGAATTTTTACTTTTACCTTTTGCATGAGTGTATTTTGCCTTAAGTTAAAGCGGCGACGGAGACGGATGCGGCAATTTGAGACGCGATCGCTACGAGTGCTTTAGCTGAAGCAGACTCAGGAAAGCCTACAACAATGGGGATACCGCGATCGCCGCCCTCCCGCAAAGGAATTTCTAACGGTATCCTACCCAACAATGGCACTCCTAATTCCTTCGCTGTCTTCTCACCACCACCTGATCCGAAGATGTCATAGTGTCTATCCGGAAGATCCGGTGGAATGAAATAGCTCATATTTTCTACTATCCCCAATACAGACACTCCCAGCTGCTGGAACATCTTCAACCCCTTGCGCGAGTCCAACAAAGCAACCGTCTGCGGCGTCGTCACAATAACCACCCCAGCCATTGGCACAGCCTGGGCCATTGTCAGTTGGGCATCGCCCGTTCCTGGTGGCATATCCACAATCAAATAGTCCAGTTCGCCCCACTGCACCTGGTAGAGGAACTGGCGAATAATACCATTCAACATCGGCCCGCGCCATATTACTGGCTGATCCTTGTCAATCAAAAACCCCATCGAAACCAACTTAACGCCGTAGTTAAAAGCTGGTTCAAGTTCTTCACCCTTAGCACCCTGCCGCACCATTACCCCGGCGTCAGCCAATCCCAGCATCGTTGGGTCGTTGGGGCCATAAATATCCGCATCAATCAAGCCAACTTTAGCCCCTGCCTGCGCTAAAGCAACCGCCACATTCACCGCAACCGTGCTTTTGCCAACCCCACCCTTACCGCTGGAAATGGCAATAATATTTTTGACACCTGCAATCCCAGTGCGATCCGGAAGTGACTTTTGGTGGGGCGTCTCAGCCGTCACTTCTACAACCACATCGGTTACTTCAGGTAACTGCTTCTTAAGCGTCTGTTCGCATTCTTCAACTATGAACTGCCGCAGCGGACAGGCGGGAGTTGTCAGCACCAAAGTAAAACTGACTTTGCCTGCGTCAACGGACACATTGCGAATCATGTTCAATTCCACCAAACTCTTACGAAGTTCGGGGTCTTGAACGGGTCGCAGCACTTCTAAAACCGATCCAGCATCTAGCATATGACAATTGCATTCCTTACCTCAGCTATTACAACTGGGGTAACTTTATCATGGGTTCTTAAAGCATCTTAACGGTTTGGTTGTCTCCATGAGGCTGGGGCTGGGGGCATATGCTTAGCTCACTAAAGTTTATCTTGGCATTGCACCAAGGATAGATACCCGCTCAGAGAACTGGTGCAAGCGTAAATTAAGACACCCGACGAGATTAGATAACTGTGAAAGTGGGTTATTTTGCAGGCTGGAGCCTAAATCGCTCTTAAAACTGAACCGCGATCGCGATCGTTCTTTAAAGAACCACTTCCTCCGCGGCTTGGGCTAACTCGGCTGCCACCCTCGCCGCATAAGGGCGGATCATCCACCATAGCAAAGGTGATAACCAACCGCGCAAGGTGACTGAATAAGACACGTAAGTACCGCAAACAGTAGATTCAACTTGATACGTTACCCGTTTTTCAACTCCAGGGAGTGCCAGAAATCGCACAGACAGTAACTCCATCGGGCTGACGCGCTCAACAAAAATTCTTACAGGAATGGGAATTAAGCGAGTTACTACCTGATAAATTAAGCCTGGTTTGGCAATCAATCCCAAGGGAGCATTGGTGCTACTCAGTAACGGATTCCACGAAACATCAGCTAAATTGATTAATTTTTGCCATAGAACATCTATTGAGGCAGAACTCAGGACGCGATACGTCCTTAAGAGGGAAAACTCGCACCTAAGACTCTCTCGACCAGCGATGAACTTGAAGGAAAAATTGAAAATCACGACACGCTTCCAGCGCCAGCCCTACAAAGTATTAATATTATGCAAAGGACTTGAGCTTATAACCCCCCTCTAGCATACTTTGTAACTAGCGCAACATATCAGGGTCTGGACTCCAATGCTTAGCGATTAAATAACAACCAATTATTAGTCCAAAATGTCATTTAAAACTGGCGCGATCCAAGGTAGTCTAGAAGTCAAGTACCGGGATGGGTAGCCAGAAAAATTTGTTTATGACAGCGACTTCTTCAACCGAAACCACAACTTCTAATTTTCTGCCCCCCTCGTCATCGAGAGAGAGGGTGAGCGAGTTTATGCGATCGCTGCAAGATGAAATCTGCGAAGCCTTGCAGGCGGCAGATGGCGCTGGCACATTTAAAGAAGATGCTTGGGAGCGAGAAGAAGGCGGCGGCGGTCGTTCCCGCGTCATCCGCGACGGAGCGGTCTTTGAACAGGGAGGGGTTAACTTTTCTGAGGTTTGGGGGGAACATCTACCACCATCCATTCTGACGCAACGCCCAGAGGCAGAAGGTCATCGATTTTACGCGACGGGCACTTCGATGGTACTGCATCCGCGCAATCCTTACATCCCAACCGTTCACCTCAATTACCGCTACTTTGAGGCAGGGCCAGTATGGTGGTTTGGCGGTGGCATCGATCTGACGCCCTACTACCCCTTTGCCGAAGATGTTGCCCACTTCCACCGCACCCTCAAACAAGCCTGCGATCGCCACCACCCCCAATACTACCCAGCATTTAAACTCTGGTGCGATGAATATTTTTATCTCAAGCACAGACAAGAGACGCGGGGCGTCGGTGGCATCTTTTTTGACTATCAAGATGGTCAGGGTACTCTTTACCGGGGGCCGAATCCTTCAGGGCCAGCAGAGGCTTATAGTGCTGAAGTAGGCACTCTAGAGGCTCGCAATTGGGAAGATTTATTTGCCTTTGTCCAAGAATGCGGTAAAGCATTTTTACCAGCTTACCTGCCTATAGTAGAGCGACGGCAAGCAATGGAGTATGGCGATCGCCAACGTAACTTCCAACTGTATCGCCGAGGCAGGTACGTCGAATTTAACTTAGTCTATGACCGGGGCACAATTTTTGGTCTTCAAACCAACGGGCGCACCGAGTCAATTCTCATGTCTTTACCACCCCTCGTGCGCTGGGAATACGGCTATCAACCGGAACCCAACACCCCAGAAGCAGAGTTGTATGAAATATTCTTGAAGCCTGGGGATTGGGCAAACTGGACTCCTGCTACCAAGAATATCTGAGTTAAAGTTAGACTACTGAAGATTTCATTTACAACAGCAATAGTAGCCAAATGCGGCTCCCCTTTAGATATAAAGAAGGTAGCCGCCGCCGCAAGGAGGTATCAGTGATTCACATAGATCAGAGAACGCACACGACCCAAGATGGCACCACAGTCATCGTCTTAGCGCCCAGCGGGCGTCTAGATATCACTACTGCTTGGCAATTTCGTCTGAAATTGCAAGAGTGTATTTCCAAACTTAGCAGCCATGTAGTCGTTAATCTTGGTCAGGTTAATTTTATCGACAGTTCTGGATTGACCTCCCTAGTGGCTGGAATGCGCGACGCTGATAAAGTCAAAGGCAGCTTCCGCATTTGTAATGTCCATCCAGAAGCCAAGCTAGTGTTTGAAGTCACGATGATGGATTCGGTTTTCGAGATTTTTGAAACCGAGGAAGAAGCTCTCGAAGGTGTCCCCCGGAGTATAGCTAGCTGAGAAAGATTTTAGATTTTAGATTTTGGTTGTTCCCTTAAATAAATTCCTAATCTAAAATCTTGGGTCAGACAGCTAATTCGGCAGAAAAATCTTGCCGTTTACTATAGCGAAAGGGGCCAAGTAGTGCCCCCCAAATGGCCTGTCCGGTTTGGGGGTCAATACCTTTGTCATAGGTCAAAAATTCTTCCTGTGTTGCCTCAAATCCCAAGGCGACATAGTAGGTTTGGTCTTGATAACTAAAGCAGCATCTCTCCGCCGTTGCGGGTGATGTAGAAAAATGATAATTGTTTGAGTCTAAGCGTCGCTGATTGACGTTCAGGGTGCAACTCGGTAGGAACTCCATTTGTTCTGGAGTTAGTGCCTCGATTAAAGCTGGATTCCGACCGCCACCCCTAACAGCATTAGGGTCTTTCAGCATATAGTAATTCACCTGCAAAAGTGCGGGGTCGGTATCGCTCTGACGCAGCCGCACGATCCGGGGACGATAGGGGTTGTCTAGCTTGAGGATATTAGCTTGCTCGGCAAAAAGCGTGATGCTGTCTTCCGCAAACAGATGGACTGGTCGCTGCCAGAGGCGGATGTGTACATACCAGGCAGGATCGGCTACAGCCTGTTCCCCATTATCAAATTCACCAGCCATGTACTTTGCCAGGGCAATTAGTTCAAGAGAAAAAGTCATAAGTTATACATTTTAGATTTTAGATTTTGGGAGCCTCGCCAGTAGGTAGTTTCAGAACTTCAACCCCACAATCCTAAACTAGATGGTATGAAAGCGTTGTGTCGGTGTCTAGAGTGCTGAGTGGCACTGGGATCGGCATTTTTTGCCTGCGCGGGGAGATACCGAATTTTAGACCACAAAGAGAGCAAGTGCGATCGCCCCGCTTGGCAAACGTGTCTTTAAGCGAGACAATAGGGTTACGTTGCCATAAATGTTTTACGTGAATAACGTCCGCACTGTCTCGGATACCAAGCGAGATTTCTATAACACTCACACCCGTCCCATTAACTCCATCTACCGGCGGGTGGTAGAAGAGTTGATGGTGGAAATGCATTTGCTTTCAGTAAATGTTGATTTCAGCTACGACCCAATCTATGCGCTGGGCGTGGTGACATCCTTTGAAAGGTTTATGCAAGCATATCGGCCCGAACGGGATAAAGACTCTATTTTTGAGGCTCTCTGTCAGGCAGTGCAGGCAGATCCCAAGAAGTACCAACACGATGCCCAACAGCTACAAGCACTAGCTAGCCGTCTTTCTGCACAAGAATTAATTGCCTGGTTTACCCCAGATTCTCCCCCTCGGGAAGCTGCTGAGTTGCAGGATGCTGTTAGGGCGATCGCTAACAATCCTAAATTTAAGTACAGTCGTTTGTTTGCTATTGGTCTATATAGCCTCCTGGAACTAGCAGATCCTGACCTGGTTAAAGACGAAAAACAACGGACTGACGCACTTAAGCAAATCTGTAACATCTTGCACGTGGCGGACGACAAGTTACAAAAAGACTTAGATCTGTATCGTGGCAATTTGGAAAAAATGGCTCAGGTGCAGGTAGTCCTAGAAGATGTCCTGAAAGCAGACCGCAAAAAACGCGAGCAACGAGCCGAAGATAAGGGGATGGTGGCTACACCCCCCCCATCCGCAGGCACTCCTAAAGACGACGTACCTTCCGGCTCTTAAAGTAAACTTTTTACTTTTGAAAGCTTTGAGGCAAACTGCAAGAGAGGCGCGGATATATCCGCGTCTCTAAAATTTTATTTAGCGGCGAACCTTGCCATCTGGCATGATGGTACGTTCCATCTTGACATTGGTCAGGTCAACTTTGCTGACATCGACGCCCCTAAGATTAGCACGGCTCAAATTGGCAGGTAGGGCAGATCCGGTACTTTTGTTAATTGTCAGGTTTGTAGGCACTTGTTGTTGATCCAGACCAATTGCCGGGTTCATATTCGCACCCCGCAAGTCCGCACCATCAAGATCTGCACCAGCCATTTGAGCGCCGCTTAGGTCAGCATTCCTCAAGTCTGCCCGAATAAAGAAAGAACTTAGGTGGGCAAGTGTTAGTTTGGCATTCCGGAGATTGGCCTGACTTAGATTGGCGTTAATCAAGTTGGCTCTTGTGAGGTTGGCATCTCTGAGGTTGGCTTTAGTCAAGTCGGCACACTTCTGCTTGTTGTTAGG
The Microcoleus sp. FACHB-831 genome window above contains:
- a CDS encoding HAS-barrel domain-containing protein; translated protein: MRLPLPQFTTGNRHPNYIAEVIETATTEFLAQCLDPEDLSFPVMPPFGSWVKSVDEESGNQVFAVVYHATTSPIDTVHRARALGLSLQELREQQPQIFAMLKTEFRAAIVGFEAPHQGANGSKSSSGAIYQYLPPRPPQIHQAVYCCEPAEIIHFSEQLDFLRTLLQVIGAPVEALAAAAVRDIYQLRKADREWLIQAGRTLSILLKDDYDRLRYILSQIHP
- a CDS encoding NAD(P)H dehydrogenase subunit NdhS yields the protein MILPGSPVRVKNAEDTYYGFKGLVQRVSDGKAAVLFEGGNWDKLITFQLSEIELVDTSAGRKKAK
- the rodA gene encoding rod shape-determining protein RodA; translation: MLQRSLKRSVIGSRWRSAIASWQELDWMLLLLTVGLTVFGGIMIRSAELRAAETDWWWHWLIGGIGLTLALFIARSRYEVLIHWHWIIYAITNLSLIAVMAIGASAKGAQRWIAIGGFNLQPSEFAKVGVIITLAALLHAKPASTIPAVLRALAITGVPWILVFLQPDLGTSLVFGAIVLGMLYWGNANPGWLVLLTSPVISAILFNVHIPAWLIWTALMGVIAWRTLPWPKFGTAGAILGNLVGGEVGHIIWGVLKDYQKQRVILFLNPEKDPLGGGYHLIQSRIAIGAGEFWGQGLNKGTQTQLNFIPEQHTDFIFSAIGEELGFVGGLCLLFVFWLVCLRLVLIAQNARDNFGSLLAIGVLSMIVFQVIVNIGMTIGLAPVTGIPLPWISYGRSAMLTNFLAIGLVESVAKYRHRLRF
- a CDS encoding Mrp/NBP35 family ATP-binding protein — translated: MLDAGSVLEVLRPVQDPELRKSLVELNMIRNVSVDAGKVSFTLVLTTPACPLRQFIVEECEQTLKKQLPEVTDVVVEVTAETPHQKSLPDRTGIAGVKNIIAISSGKGGVGKSTVAVNVAVALAQAGAKVGLIDADIYGPNDPTMLGLADAGVMVRQGAKGEELEPAFNYGVKLVSMGFLIDKDQPVIWRGPMLNGIIRQFLYQVQWGELDYLIVDMPPGTGDAQLTMAQAVPMAGVVIVTTPQTVALLDSRKGLKMFQQLGVSVLGIVENMSYFIPPDLPDRHYDIFGSGGGEKTAKELGVPLLGRIPLEIPLREGGDRGIPIVVGFPESASAKALVAIASQIAASVSVAALT
- a CDS encoding SRPBCC family protein, with amino-acid sequence MIFNFSFKFIAGRESLRCEFSLLRTYRVLSSASIDVLWQKLINLADVSWNPLLSSTNAPLGLIAKPGLIYQVVTRLIPIPVRIFVERVSPMELLSVRFLALPGVEKRVTYQVESTVCGTYVSYSVTLRGWLSPLLWWMIRPYAARVAAELAQAAEEVVL
- the hemF gene encoding oxygen-dependent coproporphyrinogen oxidase translates to MTATSSTETTTSNFLPPSSSRERVSEFMRSLQDEICEALQAADGAGTFKEDAWEREEGGGGRSRVIRDGAVFEQGGVNFSEVWGEHLPPSILTQRPEAEGHRFYATGTSMVLHPRNPYIPTVHLNYRYFEAGPVWWFGGGIDLTPYYPFAEDVAHFHRTLKQACDRHHPQYYPAFKLWCDEYFYLKHRQETRGVGGIFFDYQDGQGTLYRGPNPSGPAEAYSAEVGTLEARNWEDLFAFVQECGKAFLPAYLPIVERRQAMEYGDRQRNFQLYRRGRYVEFNLVYDRGTIFGLQTNGRTESILMSLPPLVRWEYGYQPEPNTPEAELYEIFLKPGDWANWTPATKNI
- a CDS encoding STAS domain-containing protein — its product is MIHIDQRTHTTQDGTTVIVLAPSGRLDITTAWQFRLKLQECISKLSSHVVVNLGQVNFIDSSGLTSLVAGMRDADKVKGSFRICNVHPEAKLVFEVTMMDSVFEIFETEEEALEGVPRSIAS
- a CDS encoding chromophore lyase CpcT/CpeT, yielding MTFSLELIALAKYMAGEFDNGEQAVADPAWYVHIRLWQRPVHLFAEDSITLFAEQANILKLDNPYRPRIVRLRQSDTDPALLQVNYYMLKDPNAVRGGGRNPALIEALTPEQMEFLPSCTLNVNQRRLDSNNYHFSTSPATAERCCFSYQDQTYYVALGFEATQEEFLTYDKGIDPQTGQAIWGALLGPFRYSKRQDFSAELAV
- the psb29 gene encoding photosystem II biogenesis protein Psp29, yielding MNNVRTVSDTKRDFYNTHTRPINSIYRRVVEELMVEMHLLSVNVDFSYDPIYALGVVTSFERFMQAYRPERDKDSIFEALCQAVQADPKKYQHDAQQLQALASRLSAQELIAWFTPDSPPREAAELQDAVRAIANNPKFKYSRLFAIGLYSLLELADPDLVKDEKQRTDALKQICNILHVADDKLQKDLDLYRGNLEKMAQVQVVLEDVLKADRKKREQRAEDKGMVATPPPSAGTPKDDVPSGS
- a CDS encoding pentapeptide repeat-containing protein, coding for MKLQILATGAVLLSAIASANSANAADPVIVNRLLTTKQCIGCILPNADLRGANLRGANLSGADLSLADLGGADLTGADLTGANLEGALLTCIDQPNNKQKCADLTKANLRDANLTRANLINANLSQANLRNAKLTLAHLSSFFIRADLRNADLSGAQMAGADLDGADLRGANMNPAIGLDQQQVPTNLTINKSTGSALPANLSRANLRGVDVSKVDLTNVKMERTIMPDGKVRR